CTTTCTATAATGAAAGGAAATAAGATGCAACAAATTTTTTCATTGGTTTCTTGGCATGGGCCTCTCCAGTTTTCCCATTGCCATTCATGGCCGTGGACATGAAGGCTGCAGGAACCATTTAATCATTCTTCCAGGTAAAAGGAATACTGTAGTCTGTCATACCTCTTTACTGAAACAAAGGTCCCATGGGATCTGGATGGGATTTGCTGTGTCGGTTTTGAGTGGGGTACCTGGAGATCAGCATAGAACCGTAATTTTTGTTGATTAGTCATTACAAAAAAGCTATTTAATCATGGTGGTAGTTGTGGTCAGCCATCCTAAACATCTCTCTCTTTGGATAAGTATCTTTAATGGATCTCTCTTCACTCTTGCACTCCCGCTATCAATGTTTGAGCTTACAGATGTCTCTATTGTTGTTTGCAACTCATGCATTATATTGTTGAAATCTGTCCATACTTTATACATCTGAAAGAATTTTTAGTTATTCCCTTGTCACTTCTTTGACAAGTTCTTCTTCTGATTGTTTTTCCCAGATTCTTCTTGTTTTATACCATTTACATCTATAAGCGTTCAGTGAATGGGAATGACACATCATAGGTTGCAATGTTGCATGCAATTTCTTGAATACAATGAACTAAGAACCGACCttggaaaattatttgaatggtgtatttttttatgcttGAATCTACTTGGTTTAGTTAGATAAAATGATCACATCTGCTCTTGTGGAAAAAGAAATGCTACTTGCCTACGTGTGCactctgttctttttttttgggtgatgTGCTTGCTGTTTGAGCCTTGAGTGGTTAAAGAATTCTTAGGTTTTTTCAAGTGTGAAAGGGTGGTAAGTCTATCTGTATCTgctgtataaaaaataaaaaaaaggttaaaatgcCCCAGCATCTGTACGAGTATTTGACTCTCCatcccgccccccccccccccccccccccctctagATACTGCCAACaggtttcaaaatttgaagttggtgataaGATAAATTCAGCGAAACATAAATCTTAAATTTCTACAGAAATAAATTAATtgagaattaaaataattagcATTTGGTAGTGTTATCAACATTTGTTACCATGAGCTATGCatgttagaaaaataaatttgatttccTTCATAGTGCAGATAGATTTGGGATGCCAATATTTTGAACTGGACTAGCGGGTATGAGACGAAGAGGTTAAAGAGGAATTTTAAAATGGTTGAAATTGGTGGCATGCTTATGCGAAATAGGAATGTTAGTTGGTTTGATGTGGAATCTACAGAAGATATCCTTGCCAATATTCTCTCAAGGGTTCCAGTTAACTCCCTTCTAGTTTTCAAGTCTGTTTCTAAACTCTGGTATAGATTGATACACAGTCCAAATTTCATCAAGTTGCAGTTGAGCCAGACCCCAAAAAACCCCACTTACATCATCTATCCGTACATGGATGAGGTAATGAATTTGTATCTGATGAAGAGCAATGGGGAAATCACTGAAATGATTACTCTTCGTGACTGTGAAAATATTTCTTCTCAGAGCCTGATATGCTCGTATAGCGGATTAATCTGTTGTATCAATTATCCCTTGATTCCAAACTCAAACATGGATGAAGTGGATTTGACAGACTTTGAGATCCGTATCTGCAATCCCACTACTCGAGAAATCTTTTTACTTCCAAAGGGTAGTCCATCCGAAACGGAAATATCTATTGGAGTTGCTTTTTGGCCCCAAACCACTGAGTATAAAGTATTTCGATTTTTCCATTCCAAACATGAGTCCCAAGATATCCATCTTGAGTGTGAGATATATTCATCATGTACTGGATCCTGGAGAGGCATAGGAGTTGTCCAGCACCATCCCATGGGTTTCCGGCACTGCCCCTTGGGTTCAAATCATGTATTTGTTAATGGAAAAGTGTACTGGTTTGTTGCTTTAGAAGAAGATCAATACACACCTGGCACCATTCTTTCAATTGATATTGAGGAAAATCTTAGAACCATCAATCTTCCAGAGGAAGTCACCGAGCACTCATTCTTGGTTGATCTTGAAGGTTGCTTATCTCTAGTTGCTGTACATGATGGGGATGAAGTTGTTAATATATGGGTTCTGGATGATTCTAATCAGCCTAATTGGGAAATAAAATGTAGTGTTGATACTGCCTTCTCAAGTATGGAATGTGTTGACTTCGTAACTGCACGAAAGAATGAAGTTTTTTTCATAACCACGGAGCATTTTCTAATCTATAATGTCGACTATGGGACTTGGGTGGAACTTGATTTAGCGGATACTTTTGAAAGAAATTCTCCTGTTGCTTTTCCTTATACTGAATCACTCCTCCCATGTAAGTGCTGAAACTGGTTTcaaattgtaattttatttgatGACAAAATACCACTGCTTATATATGCATTTGACCTTTTTCTAGCTAGTTTTTATCCCATAAAACTTAAAACTTTGACACATACCATTCAGATCCCTGTTTAAGTCTGAATCAAGTGGGAAACTTTAAACATAGAATGCTCTATTTCTGGTAAATTGGTAGATTTACTTGAGCTAAGCGATTTTCATGTTATCTTAACTTACAggcccttcattttttttttttctatttgtcTCGTCATTTTTTAAACAGGTTGTGGACTCCTGGATTCTGAACAAGAGGGTGacgattaagaaaaaaaatcggTTGCAGTTCTGAAGGTCTTCTCCATTGGCGAAACAATAATCGTAAGCATATATTACCTTTCATTCTAGTGACAGAATATCCAGAGGAAAAACCAGGACATTACCATATCACAGACGTAACTTGatctaatttgttttttttaattaagggaTTTTTTTCTTAGGCAACAGGGGAATTTGGAGGTCTGCCATTGAGTGGCTTTTTGCCATGGAATATGGAGGATGGATAGCTACTGAATtaacaaaatgcaaaaaaaaaatccttgagAAGGAATTTTGCTGAAAAGATACATCCTTCCCCCAGGTACTCTGAGGGGTCCATGATAAATTTACAGCTAGCTAAGACCGTCTTAGTTGCGTTGTACAACATTTAAAGGTAAAATttcatgtttgtttgtttacctCAATGGACAAGCTGTCTCAAAGCTAAACATGGGGAACAAAAACTTAGTTTCTTTCAAggttgtttatatattttattcggTAGCTTGAACCACTAACAGAAAGCAGATTTATTGCTGTAGATACTGTTTGAAGCCTTTATTATATTACATACCATCCATTCGGTGGAAAATTATTCCTATTGCAACAAATGGAGCTTTAATCTTGTTTTGATTTGCAGTGGTGGTGTAAGTTTTGAGGTTTTTAATCTGTCGGCATCCCTACGAGGCACTTCAAGGACTACTTCCTCTTGAAAGTGCTTGGAACTATCtgtcatataatattattttacacgGTTCAACAACTGAATACACACAAAGGTGGGGTGTGGAATGAATAAGATTGTAGAGGATGAGGGTGCATCTCGGAGAGTTTTTGGGATTTGAATGACTTTAAATCATGTGAAGAAGAAACAATACATTAAAAAGATCAGGAACATGTTGATCCAGCTTACCAAGTCATCATGATTGGGTCCACTGGGAGTTTCAGAGACTTGGTCCGGTAATTATTTTCGAAGAGAAccgtattttataattttgttaatcaACCCTCGTTATGCCCATTTGCTTTCAAAGTTTTGGCAAGGCAAAATACAGGCACCCACACAGAAAATTATCAACAAAAAACAACCATAACATGGCAACCAAAAGTGAAGCTGGCTCTTTACAAACTACGAGGTGCCTCAAAATCATCAAATCCAAGGTCATCTTCGGTTATTATCGTCGGTCAGATTCAATTGTTTAAACATGGTTTCACCTATAAGCACGCCGAATAATGCTTATGGAAGTGTAtgcattattcaaaaaaaataaaaaaaatggaagtgtATGCAGCTGCATGCAGACAAAACAAACAGTGAACAAAGAGTCTTGCTAGCACAGTCGTGCACTAATCtatgtactaatactgatttattcatacttaaaatttaaattaatattcttttcaataaaatttactttttgaccaatcacatcatattgatgtatagattaatgcacaattatacttacaattatatttttccgtGAAACAAATAGATACACCTGGTACACTGGTTGGAGTCAAGGCAGCAAACATTCGTGGCCTACCAAGATATGCCATCCACGCCGGCTAACTTGAAAAACCAACTATTTCGTTCTGATTGGCATTGGCAATTTTTGCACTGGCCACAACGAGAAAGACATTATGTCATATACCAATAGCCTGCCGATTTTTAAAGATAAGTTAGATATGCGTGTGCAGTATATAAGGTTCAGTTGTGATGAGAGCATATAGGTGAAAGTTCATTGTCCCTCTAAAAGTTGGAGACCTCTGCTAGAAAGAGCACTGGAAATGGTGGCCAAAAATAGCATCTTCCGGTATGCGGATGGTGTCGACATGTTGTTGGGGATTTTGGGCAGCATTGGAGATGGGTTGCAGACGCCGTTGACGATGTTCATTCTAAGCGATGTGATCACTGACTACGGACTTACGAATAACTCTTTGACAAACGATATTGTAGACAAGGTAAGCACGTTGAATTCTCTTGTATAATCTGTTTTGGAAATGGTGCAAGAAATGCACCTCCTCGGGGCATCCTTGCTGCCACCATTCCAAGGTGCTTGGGAAGTAACATTTGCATGGGAGATTACACCTTCTAAATCATAGGGCTAAAGTACCAAACACCGGTTGTTCTTAAGGCAGTATCTTCTTTTAGCACCTTAGGAGCAAGTTGTAAACTCGCGTTTCTAGAGTCGctattttccttttgaagaTGGAAAAGGGTGCAGCTTGTTTCCGAGGCCATTACAAAATGCTTTCGGATTTTTCATCTTGTTATAGACCAACAATGAATGAAAATAGTGCATTTCAAATGTTTAATATCTCAATTTTCCCCTGCCTTCTTTCCATGGCGCTGCCTTTTGTTCTCCAAAACAAAGTAgccaaatgataaaaaaaaaaatgttaagaaaGCTGTTTCAGAAAGATAGTCAATTTCTCTTTTGTCTCTTCTGAGAATGAAGTAAATGTAATCTAATTGATGCCTTTGATGGTCCCTTTTGTGTGTCTGAATATATGATTTATCTTCTTAAGCAATTTGAACGTATGAACTTACTACTATGAACTATCATATCCCTTTTCCAGCATGCACTTAGGCTGCTCTATGCTGCGATTGGAGTTGGACTTTCCGCTTTTGTGGGTATGTTGAACTTTTGAAAGTTTTCCTAGATTCTTTTCAGGAATAATTTTCGGCTTAAAAGAACTAAAATTCAAACGTATCTTTGTTATCCAATTGCGATCGGTATTTGTTCTTGCAGAGGGGCTATCTTGGGCAAGAACTGCTGAGAGACAGTCCTCGCGGATGAGAATGGAATACCTGAAATCTGTCTTTAGACAAGACGTTGTTTTCTTTGATACCCATAGTGCTGGTGCTTCAACAACTAGCCAAGTTGTGACACTCCTCTCTTCGGACGCTAATTCAATCCAAGTTGCTTTATGTGAGAAGGTTGGGTTTCTATGATACCTTTCGCTTATTTAACCAATTACGCACGAACAAATCAGACATGAGTTCCCAAAATGGTATATTCTAATATTTCATTGAACGAAAAGTCCTACGGTACCCAATTTTCGTAAAAATTGATAGCTGAGGGAAAACTTTAGCTCTGAATATCTACAATGTCAATCGAGTACAAAAATGACAGAATACCATCAGGAAAAGTTGAAGCCTTGAGAGTTGAGGGCATAGGCTGAggaataaatgaaagaaaatgattatatTATAGTTTTCTTCATCTTGGTGCTGTTTGTTGAAACTGGAATTATTCCTATTTGCAGATACCTGATTGCCTTGCTTACTTGTCGACTTTCTTTTTCTGCCACATATTCGCCTTCATACTTTCATGGAGACTTACACTCGCAGCTATACCACTCTCAATCATGTTCATTGCTCCAGGACTTGTGTTCGGAAATATCATGATGGGCCTGGTAATGAAGGTGATTGAATGTTATGGAGTAGCTGGAGGGATTGCAGAGCATGCAATTTCTTCAATAAGAACTGTATATTCTTATGTGGGAGAGTGTCAGACACTGGAAAGATTCGGCCGTGCACTTCACACATCTTTGGAATTTGGAGTAAAATTAGGATTTGTGAAAGGTGTTCTGTTGGGAAGCATGGTAATTATATACGTAGGTTGGAGTTTTCAGGCTTGGGTGGGGACTTATTTAGTTTCTGAAAAAAAAGAACAGGGCGGCCATGTATTCGTAGCTGGGTTTTACGTGCTCATGGGAGGATTGTGAGTTATTTCCTTATAGCTATTCTTATGTTTCTTACTACTTGCTTAGGCTTCAGCTCCTTGATttcaatttaaaactaataactGTGGTTTGATGAGTGCAGGAGTGTTTTGCGTGCACTCCCAAATCTAGCTGGGATTACACAGGCAAAAACTGTTGCCTCCCGAATTTTCGAGATGATTGATCAAGTTCCTGCAATAGActtggaagataaaaaggggAGGGCTTTGTCACATGTGAGaggagaaattgaatttaaagACATAGTTTAGTTATCCATCAAGACCTGATACGCCGGTATTACAAGACTCCAATCTTAAAATCCCAGCTGGTAAAAGAGTAGGTCTTGTTGGGGGCAGTGGTTCCGGGAAGTCCACAGTCATTGCACTGCTTGAAAGATTCTACAACCCCAGTGAAGGAGAAATAATCCTGGATGGATACAAAATAAGTAGACTTCAGCTGAAATGGTTGAGATCCCAACTGGGCCTAGTAAATCAGGAACTTGTTCTATTTGCAACATCCATTAAAGAGAATATACTATTTGGGAAAGAAGGAGCTTCTATGGACAGTGTCATAGATGCAGCCAAAACAGCACATGCGCATAACTTC
This Carya illinoinensis cultivar Pawnee chromosome 11, C.illinoinensisPawnee_v1, whole genome shotgun sequence DNA region includes the following protein-coding sequences:
- the LOC122282037 gene encoding F-box protein At5g49610; protein product: MVEIGGMLMRNRNVSWFDVESTEDILANILSRVPVNSLLVFKSVSKLWYRLIHSPNFIKLQLSQTPKNPTYIIYPYMDEVMNLYLMKSNGEITEMITLRDCENISSQSLICSYSGLICCINYPLIPNSNMDEVDLTDFEIRICNPTTREIFLLPKGSPSETEISIGVAFWPQTTEYKVFRFFHSKHESQDIHLECEIYSSCTGSWRGIGVVQHHPMGFRHCPLGSNHVFVNGKVYWFVALEEDQYTPGTILSIDIEENLRTINLPEEVTEHSFLVDLEGCLSLVAVHDGDEVVNIWVLDDSNQPNWEIKCSVDTAFSSMECVDFVTARKNEVFFITTEHFLIYNVDYGTWVELDLADTFERNSPVAFPYTESLLPCCGLLDSEQEGDD